In the Corynebacterium suedekumii genome, one interval contains:
- the uvrB gene encoding excinuclease ABC subunit UvrB has product MAFAAEHPVLSHSEHRPVGEIERTDGQFEVISDYEPAGDQPAAIKELDERLDRGERDVVLLGATGTGKSATAAWLIEQQQRPTLVMAPNKTLAAQLANELKQLLPNNAVEYFVSYYDYYQPEAYIAQTDTYIEKDSSINDDVERLRHSATSALLSRRDVVVVSSVSCIYGLGTPQSYLDRSVVLAVGEEVERDRFLRLLVDIQYERNDVAFERGTFRVKGDTVDIIPAYEELAVRVEFFGDEIDALYYIHPLTGDVVRQVDDIRIFPATHYVAGPERMEKAVAAIKAELAERLADLENRGKLLEAQRLRMRTEYDLEMIEQVGFCSGIENYSRHIDGRGAGTAPATLIDYFPEDFLTIIDESHVTVPQIGGMFEGDMSRKRNLVEFGFRLPSAMDNRPLTWEEFEARVGQTVYLSATPGNYEMAAAGGEFVEQVIRPTGLVDPKVTVKPTQGQIDDLIHEIKGRTEKNERVLVTTLTKKMAEDLTDYLLENGIKVRYLHSDIDTLQRVELLRQLRLGEFDVLVGINLLREGLDLPEVSLVAILDADKEGFLRSSTSLIQTIGRAARNVSGEVIMYADKVTDSMQHAIEETERRREKQIAYNTERGIDPQPLRKKIADILDQVYENNAEGAPGVGGDAAVVTRPDTSDMPADQLQKLIDDLTAQMGAAARDLKFELAGRLRDEIAELRKELRGIKDAGM; this is encoded by the coding sequence ATGGCGTTTGCAGCTGAGCACCCCGTCCTGTCCCATTCCGAGCACCGGCCCGTCGGTGAGATCGAGCGCACCGACGGCCAGTTCGAGGTCATCTCGGACTACGAGCCGGCCGGCGACCAGCCCGCGGCGATCAAGGAGCTCGATGAGCGTCTCGACCGGGGCGAGCGTGACGTGGTGCTGCTCGGTGCGACGGGTACGGGTAAGTCGGCGACGGCGGCGTGGTTGATCGAGCAGCAGCAGCGCCCCACGCTGGTCATGGCGCCGAACAAGACGCTGGCCGCTCAGCTGGCCAATGAGCTCAAGCAGCTGCTGCCCAACAACGCGGTCGAGTACTTCGTCTCCTACTACGACTACTACCAACCGGAGGCGTACATCGCGCAGACGGACACGTACATCGAGAAGGACTCGTCCATCAACGACGATGTGGAGCGGCTGCGGCACTCCGCCACCTCGGCGCTGCTCTCGCGTCGCGACGTCGTCGTGGTCTCCTCCGTCTCCTGCATCTACGGCCTGGGCACCCCGCAGTCCTACCTGGACCGCTCCGTCGTCCTGGCCGTGGGGGAGGAGGTGGAACGCGACCGCTTCCTCCGGCTGCTGGTGGACATCCAATACGAGCGTAACGACGTCGCCTTCGAGCGCGGCACCTTCCGCGTCAAGGGCGACACCGTGGACATCATCCCCGCCTACGAGGAACTGGCCGTCCGGGTCGAGTTCTTCGGCGACGAGATCGACGCCCTCTACTACATCCACCCGCTCACCGGCGACGTCGTCCGCCAGGTCGACGACATCCGCATCTTCCCGGCCACCCACTACGTCGCCGGCCCGGAGCGGATGGAGAAGGCTGTCGCCGCCATCAAGGCCGAGCTCGCCGAGCGGCTCGCCGACCTGGAGAACCGGGGCAAGCTGCTGGAGGCGCAACGCCTGCGCATGCGCACCGAGTATGACCTGGAGATGATCGAACAGGTCGGCTTCTGCTCCGGCATCGAGAACTACTCCCGCCACATCGACGGCCGCGGGGCCGGCACCGCACCGGCGACGCTCATCGACTACTTCCCCGAGGACTTCCTCACCATCATCGACGAGTCACATGTCACCGTGCCGCAGATCGGCGGCATGTTCGAGGGCGACATGTCACGCAAGCGCAACCTCGTGGAGTTCGGCTTCCGCCTGCCGTCGGCCATGGACAACCGCCCGTTGACCTGGGAGGAGTTCGAGGCCCGCGTCGGCCAGACCGTCTACCTCTCGGCGACCCCGGGCAACTACGAGATGGCCGCCGCCGGTGGCGAGTTCGTCGAGCAGGTTATCCGCCCGACCGGTCTCGTCGATCCCAAGGTCACCGTCAAACCCACCCAGGGCCAGATCGACGACCTCATCCACGAGATCAAGGGGCGTACCGAGAAGAACGAACGCGTTCTGGTGACCACCCTGACCAAGAAGATGGCCGAGGACCTCACCGACTACCTCCTGGAGAACGGCATCAAGGTCCGGTACCTCCACTCGGACATCGACACCCTCCAGCGTGTCGAGCTGCTGCGCCAGCTGCGCCTCGGCGAGTTCGACGTCCTTGTGGGCATCAACCTCCTGCGCGAGGGCCTCGACCTGCCCGAGGTGTCACTCGTGGCCATCCTCGACGCCGACAAGGAGGGCTTCCTGCGGTCGTCGACCTCGCTGATCCAGACCATCGGCCGTGCCGCCCGAAACGTCTCCGGCGAGGTCATCATGTACGCGGACAAGGTCACCGACTCCATGCAGCACGCCATCGAGGAGACCGAACGCCGCCGGGAGAAGCAGATCGCCTACAACACCGAGCGTGGCATCGACCCGCAGCCGTTGCGGAAGAAGATCGCGGACATCCTCGACCAGGTCTACGAGAACAACGCCGAGGGTGCCCCCGGGGTGGGGGGAGACGCGGCCGTCGTCACGCGTCCCGACACCTCCGACATGCCCGCCGACCAGCTGCAGAAACTCATCGACGACCTCACCGCCCAGATGGGCGCGGCGGCCAGAGACCTCAAGTTCGAGCTCGCCGGGCGGCTGCGTGACGAGATCGCCGAGCTGCGCAAGGAACTCCGCGGGATCAAGGATGCCGGGATGTAA
- a CDS encoding HelD family protein produces the protein MSDNHDRELAREQAYVDGLFARLDAEVTQANERLAQVQLEVDPANPDADALIRRETEYHGLNEKLDRLNLAQLGLVFGRIDIEMEEGEEPENPVPGHPELDRRYIGRMGLDVREEGYRTLLLDWRVPMARPFYLATTAQPEGVHLRRHIRTTGRDVTGIDDEYLSGDQVGESRGGVGGESALFQAIQAARTGHMTSIVETIQREQDIIIRDSTRGVMVVEGGPGTGKTAVALHRVAYLLYTAREQLSKTGVLIVGPNPTFLDYISHVLPELGETGVVLSTLGELYPGVTGTAPESLLTREIKGSEEMVTILTEAVRAHQRLPESPIHLPHGSITLRIDAPMVKAARTRARRSRRPHNDAREVFAEHLIDQLARQFAERIGADPLGGSNLLSAADVDQLHDDLAEEVGVERLLDDLWPELDPQDVLRGLLEDPAAIDVAAGAYDDETRQALLRPAGSDWAPSDAALLDELAVLVGLPDPDTLAARADDAWREQVAEAQEALDILTGSASTDTDDDGFDPEILSAHDVIDAEALASRQVTHDVRTTAERARADHTWAYGHVIVDEAQELSPMEWRMVFRRSPSRWMTLVGDTAQTGSPAGVDTWAATLEPYVGTRFRHHELTVNYRTPAEIMAVANEILAVIDPEATPAVAIRESGREVQFLPGGSPVPTFDEGLTQVITATNVADIKGLEFDHVIVVEPAEIVEQSPQGWQNLYVAVTRATQTLTVIGEMP, from the coding sequence TTGTCTGACAATCACGACCGGGAGCTGGCGCGCGAGCAGGCCTATGTTGACGGCCTGTTCGCGCGCCTTGATGCTGAGGTGACCCAGGCCAACGAGCGGCTGGCGCAGGTCCAGCTCGAGGTGGACCCCGCGAACCCGGACGCCGACGCCCTCATCCGGCGTGAGACCGAGTACCACGGCCTCAACGAGAAGCTCGACCGCCTCAACCTGGCGCAGCTGGGCCTGGTGTTCGGCCGCATCGACATCGAGATGGAGGAGGGCGAGGAGCCGGAGAACCCGGTGCCCGGGCATCCTGAGCTGGACCGCCGCTACATCGGCCGCATGGGCCTCGATGTCCGCGAGGAAGGCTACCGTACCCTCCTGCTCGACTGGCGCGTCCCCATGGCCCGGCCCTTCTACCTGGCCACCACCGCCCAGCCGGAGGGCGTTCATCTGCGGCGCCACATCCGCACGACCGGCCGGGACGTCACCGGCATCGACGACGAGTACCTCTCCGGCGACCAGGTCGGTGAGAGCCGGGGTGGTGTCGGCGGCGAGTCCGCACTGTTCCAGGCGATCCAGGCCGCCCGCACGGGGCACATGACCTCCATAGTGGAGACGATCCAGCGCGAGCAGGACATCATCATCCGAGACAGCACCCGCGGTGTCATGGTCGTCGAGGGCGGCCCCGGCACCGGCAAGACCGCCGTCGCGCTGCACCGCGTGGCCTACCTCCTCTACACCGCCCGGGAGCAGCTGTCCAAGACCGGCGTGCTCATCGTCGGCCCCAACCCCACCTTCCTCGACTACATCTCCCACGTCCTCCCTGAACTCGGCGAGACCGGCGTCGTCCTGTCCACCCTCGGCGAGCTCTACCCCGGCGTCACCGGCACCGCCCCGGAATCCCTGCTCACCCGGGAGATCAAGGGGTCGGAGGAGATGGTCACCATCCTCACCGAGGCGGTCCGCGCCCACCAGCGCCTGCCCGAGTCCCCCATCCATCTCCCCCACGGCTCGATCACCCTGCGTATCGACGCCCCCATGGTCAAGGCCGCACGCACCCGCGCCCGCCGCTCCCGCCGGCCCCACAACGACGCCCGCGAGGTCTTCGCCGAGCACCTCATCGACCAGCTGGCCCGCCAGTTCGCCGAGCGCATCGGCGCCGACCCCCTCGGCGGCAGCAACCTCCTGTCCGCGGCGGACGTCGACCAGCTGCATGATGACCTGGCGGAAGAGGTGGGCGTCGAGAGGCTCCTCGACGACCTCTGGCCCGAACTTGACCCGCAGGACGTCCTGCGCGGCCTGCTCGAGGACCCCGCCGCCATCGACGTCGCCGCCGGCGCCTACGACGACGAGACCCGGCAGGCCCTCCTGCGCCCCGCCGGATCCGACTGGGCCCCCTCGGACGCCGCGCTCCTCGACGAACTCGCCGTCCTCGTCGGCCTCCCCGACCCCGACACCCTCGCCGCCCGCGCCGACGACGCCTGGCGCGAACAGGTCGCCGAGGCCCAGGAGGCCCTGGACATCCTCACCGGCTCCGCCTCCACCGACACCGACGACGACGGCTTCGACCCCGAGATCCTCTCCGCCCACGACGTCATCGACGCCGAGGCACTCGCCAGCCGCCAGGTCACCCACGACGTGCGCACCACCGCCGAACGCGCCCGCGCCGACCACACCTGGGCCTACGGCCACGTCATCGTCGACGAGGCACAGGAGCTCTCGCCCATGGAATGGCGCATGGTCTTCCGCCGCAGCCCCTCGCGCTGGATGACCCTGGTCGGCGACACCGCCCAGACCGGTTCCCCCGCCGGTGTGGACACCTGGGCCGCCACCCTCGAGCCCTACGTGGGCACCCGCTTCCGCCACCACGAGCTCACCGTCAACTACCGCACCCCCGCCGAGATCATGGCGGTGGCCAACGAGATCCTCGCGGTCATCGACCCAGAAGCCACCCCCGCGGTGGCCATCCGCGAATCCGGCCGGGAGGTGCAGTTCCTCCCCGGCGGTTCACCTGTCCCGACCTTCGACGAGGGCCTGACCCAGGTCATCACCGCCACCAACGTCGCCGACATCAAGGGACTCGAGTTCGACCACGTCATCGTCGTCGAGCCGGCCGAGATCGTCGAGCAGTCCCCGCAGGGCTGGCAGAACCTCTACGTCGCGGTCACGCGGGCGACGCAGACGTTGACCGTGATCGGCGAGATGCCCTGA
- a CDS encoding universal stress protein produces the protein MISYNTIAVGTDGSETSLAAVRAAASLARVYDAQLVILCAWYAASGSLLNAPHSDVSSVPIVEEDAADTYLADAYKVAEEEGAPRIEARKISGAPAASMLKEVESTGVDLLVVGNRGVNTISGRVFGSIPTEVVRRSSVNVMIVNTADSESQ, from the coding sequence ATGATCTCCTATAACACCATCGCCGTGGGCACGGACGGTTCCGAGACCTCCCTGGCCGCCGTCCGCGCCGCCGCCAGCCTCGCCCGCGTCTACGACGCCCAGCTCGTCATCCTCTGCGCCTGGTACGCCGCCTCCGGGTCCCTGCTCAACGCCCCGCACAGCGACGTCTCCTCCGTACCGATCGTCGAGGAGGACGCCGCCGACACCTACCTCGCCGACGCCTACAAGGTCGCCGAGGAGGAGGGCGCCCCGCGCATCGAGGCCCGCAAGATCTCCGGCGCCCCCGCCGCCTCCATGCTCAAGGAGGTCGAGAGCACCGGTGTCGATCTGCTCGTCGTGGGCAACCGGGGCGTCAACACCATCTCCGGCCGCGTGTTCGGCAGCATCCCCACCGAGGTCGTGCGCCGCTCCTCGGTCAACGTCATGATCGTCAACACCGCCGACTCCGAGTCCCAGTAG
- the coaE gene encoding dephospho-CoA kinase, protein MLRIGLTGGIGSGKTTVADLFRSHGFPVIDADLIARQIVEPGQPALTELAQAFGADILHPDGSLNRGELAARAFVDPERTALLNSITHPRIQAETARQFAAAEAAGEPAVIYDMPLLVDNGLHEGMDLVVVVDVDKQTRLRRLVDSRGLSEEDALRRMDAQVADDVRLAAADEVIDNNGPVEGLADQVAAVVEKIRR, encoded by the coding sequence ATGCTGCGCATCGGACTCACCGGCGGGATCGGCAGCGGTAAGACCACCGTTGCCGATCTCTTTCGTTCCCACGGCTTCCCCGTCATCGACGCCGACCTCATCGCCAGGCAGATCGTTGAGCCGGGCCAGCCGGCGCTGACCGAGCTGGCACAGGCCTTCGGTGCTGACATCCTCCACCCGGACGGCAGCCTCAACCGGGGGGAACTGGCCGCCCGCGCCTTCGTGGACCCCGAACGCACCGCGCTGCTCAACTCGATCACCCATCCCCGCATCCAGGCGGAGACGGCACGCCAGTTCGCGGCTGCGGAGGCGGCGGGGGAGCCCGCGGTGATCTATGACATGCCCCTGCTCGTGGACAACGGCCTGCATGAGGGAATGGACCTCGTGGTGGTGGTGGACGTCGATAAGCAGACGCGGCTGCGACGCCTCGTGGACAGCCGCGGGCTGAGCGAGGAGGACGCACTGCGGCGCATGGATGCGCAGGTCGCCGACGACGTCCGATTGGCGGCGGCCGACGAGGTCATCGACAACAACGGGCCCGTGGAAGGGCTGGCGGATCAGGTGGCGGCGGTCGTCGAGAAGATTCGTCGCTAG
- a CDS encoding DoxX family membrane protein, which translates to MIRKIARPMIASVYIADGADSILNSQERVEQAESLLNRVRALLPRQYARQLPRDPETVVRAVGGAKVGAGATLAIGFMPRASAAVLTAAAVPTMLGRHAFWETQDKEERNARRSGFLTNVALLGGLLITTMDTQGKPGLRWRASHAAETANKKVQAALPTKSETEKFTDNARDWFEDASEKVTGYAHRAQDYVADNKDDWLNSATAAATTATAAATGAAYKVSDYVADNKDDWLATAQDNAKTARKSVVKSAAKAQDRADKALKTADKKSGRAAKKAGKTADKLQDRADAALAKAQKKIGDLR; encoded by the coding sequence ATGATCCGTAAGATCGCCCGCCCGATGATCGCGTCCGTCTACATCGCCGACGGCGCCGACAGCATCCTCAATTCCCAGGAGCGCGTCGAGCAGGCCGAGTCGCTGCTCAACCGTGTGCGCGCTCTGCTCCCCCGCCAGTACGCCCGCCAGCTGCCGCGCGACCCGGAGACCGTCGTCCGCGCGGTCGGTGGCGCCAAGGTCGGCGCCGGCGCCACCCTGGCCATCGGATTCATGCCGCGTGCCTCGGCCGCCGTGCTCACCGCCGCCGCCGTCCCGACCATGCTGGGCCGCCACGCGTTCTGGGAGACCCAGGACAAGGAGGAGCGCAACGCCCGTCGTTCCGGCTTCCTCACCAACGTCGCCCTGCTCGGCGGCCTGCTCATCACCACCATGGACACCCAGGGCAAGCCGGGTCTGCGCTGGCGCGCCAGCCACGCCGCCGAGACCGCCAACAAGAAGGTCCAGGCCGCGCTGCCCACCAAGTCCGAGACCGAGAAGTTCACGGACAACGCCCGCGACTGGTTCGAGGACGCCTCCGAGAAGGTCACCGGCTACGCCCACCGCGCGCAGGACTACGTCGCCGACAACAAGGATGACTGGCTGAACTCCGCCACGGCCGCCGCCACCACCGCGACCGCCGCCGCCACGGGCGCCGCCTACAAGGTCTCCGACTACGTCGCCGACAACAAGGATGACTGGCTGGCCACCGCCCAGGACAACGCCAAGACCGCCCGCAAGTCCGTGGTCAAGTCCGCCGCCAAGGCCCAGGACCGCGCGGACAAGGCCCTGAAGACCGCGGACAAGAAGTCCGGCCGCGCCGCCAAGAAGGCCGGCAAGACCGCCGACAAGCTGCAGGACCGTGCGGACGCCGCACTGGCCAAGGCACAGAAGAAGATCGGCGACCTGCGCTAG
- a CDS encoding MBL fold metallo-hydrolase gives MTTELTLHRTSVSEMDNNCYLLVAGNEALLIDAADDAPALLDMAEQAGARITAVLTTHRHPDHHRALVSVLEKTGATHYASFLDAPALPAPVDVELNHGDTLEFAGHAFPVAILRGHTPGGAALTAEIDGGTHLFVGDSLFPGGLGKTTSESDFVRLYKDVHERIFDVYGDEAIVHPGHGGDTTLGAERPHLDDWWERRW, from the coding sequence ATGACCACTGAACTTACCCTGCACCGCACGTCCGTCTCGGAGATGGACAACAACTGCTACCTCCTCGTGGCCGGTAATGAGGCACTGCTCATCGACGCCGCCGACGACGCCCCCGCCCTCCTCGACATGGCGGAGCAGGCCGGCGCGAGGATCACCGCCGTGCTCACCACCCACCGGCACCCCGACCACCACCGGGCGCTGGTGTCGGTCCTGGAGAAGACCGGCGCCACCCACTACGCCTCTTTCCTCGACGCCCCGGCCCTGCCCGCCCCGGTCGACGTCGAGCTCAACCACGGCGACACCCTGGAGTTCGCCGGACACGCCTTCCCCGTCGCCATCCTGCGGGGCCACACCCCGGGCGGCGCGGCCCTGACCGCGGAGATCGACGGCGGGACGCACCTGTTCGTCGGCGACAGCCTCTTCCCTGGTGGCCTGGGCAAGACCACCTCCGAGAGTGACTTCGTCCGGCTGTACAAGGACGTCCACGAGCGGATCTTCGATGTCTACGGTGATGAGGCGATCGTGCACCCCGGACACGGTGGCGACACCACCCTCGGGGCCGAGCGTCCGCACCTCGACGACTGGTGGGAACGTCGCTGGTGA
- a CDS encoding universal stress protein produces MSDNYQKIVVGTDGSKSSMLAVERAARIAAAFDATLIIGCAYYENKDDASKTLRQDSVTILGDETAQKNLDAGEEAARAAGATKIEKAVRPGTPVEALMAIVNDNNADLLVVGNRGINSLTGRLLGSVPADVARQSDCDVMIVHTVA; encoded by the coding sequence ATGAGCGATAACTACCAGAAGATCGTCGTCGGCACTGACGGCTCCAAGTCGTCCATGCTCGCCGTCGAGCGCGCCGCCCGCATCGCCGCCGCCTTCGATGCGACCCTGATCATCGGATGCGCCTACTACGAGAACAAGGACGACGCGTCCAAGACCCTCCGCCAGGACTCCGTCACCATCCTCGGTGACGAGACCGCGCAGAAGAACCTCGACGCCGGCGAAGAGGCCGCCCGCGCTGCCGGTGCGACCAAGATCGAGAAGGCCGTCCGCCCGGGCACCCCGGTCGAGGCCCTCATGGCGATTGTCAACGACAACAACGCCGACCTGCTCGTCGTGGGCAACCGTGGCATCAACTCCCTGACCGGTCGCCTGCTGGGCTCCGTCCCGGCCGACGTCGCCCGTCAGTCCGACTGTGACGTCATGATCGTCCACACCGTGGCGTAA
- a CDS encoding DUF4259 domain-containing protein, producing the protein MGTWNTGPFDNDDAAELLEDLRDGDLDLDMILPDPTETYIEADQGAMIIAAAHLVAGSGRPEGVTDEQLAPLRTPEFQEKLRQSLDAVLLDSSVSELHELWSDSDQFDEWKAKSWVDLS; encoded by the coding sequence ATGGGAACCTGGAACACCGGACCATTCGACAACGACGACGCCGCTGAGCTGCTCGAGGATCTGCGCGACGGCGACCTTGACCTGGACATGATCCTGCCCGACCCCACCGAGACCTACATCGAGGCGGACCAGGGCGCGATGATCATCGCCGCCGCCCACCTCGTCGCCGGCAGCGGGCGCCCCGAGGGGGTCACCGACGAGCAGCTGGCACCGCTGCGCACGCCCGAATTCCAGGAGAAGCTGCGGCAGTCACTCGACGCGGTGCTGCTCGACTCCTCCGTCTCCGAACTCCATGAGTTGTGGTCGGACTCCGACCAGTTCGACGAATGGAAGGCGAAGTCCTGGGTTGATCTGTCATGA
- a CDS encoding FABP family protein: MIDDHSYLLGTWRGEGRGDYPTIDAFTYTETITFTAIPGKPFLRYEQKTMSPEGTPMHTEVGFLRSPADGQLEFVLAQPTGQTELLHGHVEDGDGGAVLVFEDSAVVNSRSAKQVDATIRTYTVDLAGETLTTTFDMAAVGEPLQRHLTSVLQRVDGEQSY; the protein is encoded by the coding sequence ATGATCGACGACCATTCCTACCTCCTCGGAACCTGGCGGGGTGAAGGCCGCGGCGACTACCCGACCATCGACGCCTTCACCTACACCGAGACGATCACGTTCACCGCGATCCCGGGCAAGCCTTTCCTCCGTTACGAGCAGAAGACGATGAGTCCGGAAGGCACCCCGATGCACACCGAGGTCGGCTTCCTCCGTAGTCCGGCTGACGGCCAGCTCGAGTTCGTGCTCGCCCAGCCGACCGGCCAGACCGAGCTGCTGCACGGGCACGTCGAGGACGGTGACGGGGGAGCGGTCCTCGTCTTCGAGGACTCGGCCGTGGTCAACTCACGCAGCGCCAAACAGGTCGACGCGACGATCCGTACATACACCGTCGACCTTGCCGGCGAGACGTTGACGACGACCTTCGACATGGCCGCCGTCGGCGAGCCGCTGCAGCGGCATCTCACGAGCGTGCTGCAGCGGGTCGACGGAGAACAGTCCTATTAG